Proteins encoded by one window of Martelella endophytica:
- a CDS encoding DUF308 domain-containing protein, whose translation MTTNNNEERWLRGYYAVRAGFSVIWVLLALTIGAHSMQLAVVLLLVYPAWDGIANYFDAARSGGLGRNRTQAINVAVSAVTTLAVAIALGRSMNAVLAVFGAWAFFAGLLQLATAVHRWKRYGAQWVMVLSGGQSALAGVLFIVMAQKPEMPSIGDVAGYAGVGAFYFLVSAIWLSVAMARRQRAA comes from the coding sequence ATGACCACAAACAACAATGAAGAGCGCTGGCTGCGCGGCTATTACGCGGTTCGTGCCGGATTTTCCGTGATCTGGGTGCTGCTGGCGCTGACGATCGGCGCGCATTCGATGCAGCTCGCCGTCGTGCTGCTGCTCGTCTATCCCGCATGGGATGGCATCGCCAACTATTTCGATGCCGCCCGTAGCGGCGGTCTTGGCAGGAACCGCACCCAGGCCATCAACGTCGCCGTCAGTGCCGTGACGACGCTCGCCGTCGCGATCGCGCTTGGCCGGAGCATGAATGCGGTGCTCGCCGTCTTCGGCGCCTGGGCCTTCTTCGCCGGCCTGCTGCAGCTTGCCACGGCCGTCCATCGCTGGAAGCGCTACGGCGCGCAGTGGGTGATGGTGCTGAGCGGCGGGCAGTCGGCGCTCGCCGGCGTGTTGTTCATCGTCATGGCGCAGAAACCCGAAATGCCGTCGATCGGCGATGTCGCGGGCTATGCCGGCGTCGGCGCGTTCTACTTCCTGGTCTCGGCCATCTGGCTGTCGGTCGCCATGGCCCGCCGCCAGCGCGCCGCCTGA
- a CDS encoding TetR/AcrR family transcriptional regulator — protein MANMTSTADDVLITARKLITEGGYNGFSYADIANVVGIRKASIHHHFPTKAELVRVLVEKYRGETMAGLQALEVEVTSPAGQLRAYLRYWERCIGDASQPFCVAALLGCELPALPSEVAREVSAYFRMLSGWIAGVLERGVGAGELRLQDTAAVEAEAFMATVHGAMLSARAYGDVAIFHAIARTLMVRVETG, from the coding sequence ATGGCAAACATGACCTCGACAGCAGATGACGTTCTGATCACCGCCCGCAAGCTCATTACCGAGGGCGGATATAACGGTTTCAGCTATGCCGATATCGCCAATGTGGTGGGTATCCGCAAGGCAAGCATCCATCACCATTTCCCGACCAAGGCCGAGCTGGTGCGCGTCCTCGTCGAGAAATATCGCGGCGAGACCATGGCGGGGCTGCAGGCGCTGGAAGTCGAGGTGACCTCGCCGGCCGGCCAGCTTCGCGCCTATCTGCGCTATTGGGAGCGGTGCATCGGCGATGCCAGCCAGCCATTCTGCGTCGCCGCCCTTCTCGGCTGCGAGCTTCCGGCATTGCCGAGTGAGGTCGCGCGCGAGGTCTCGGCCTATTTCCGCATGCTGTCTGGCTGGATCGCCGGCGTACTGGAACGCGGTGTCGGAGCGGGCGAACTGCGGCTGCAGGACACTGCAGCCGTCGAGGCCGAAGCCTTCATGGCAACAGTTCATGGCGCCATGCTGTCGGCCCGCGCCTATGGCGATGTCGCCATCTTCCACGCCATTGCCCGCACGCTGATGGTGCGTGTCGAGACGGGATGA
- a CDS encoding DeoR/GlpR family DNA-binding transcription regulator, producing the protein MNDYLIRERQDIILKRLKASGRVLAAELATEFAVSEDTIRRDLRAMAARGLCERVYGGALSVTPGSGDLKARTATIGDEKRALARLVAGEIAAGISVFLDAASTNIAVAQALPQGLDATVITNSPAIAAALDGRHDVSVIVIGGLIHRDVGGAIGARALEELSEFHLDLCVLGACAVDIEAGLTCFHYEDALFKRKAAARARRVVAAMTAEKFSTRAPCAIVDLAMLDALAVSDRLDAGARQALAASGVRFLAARQGEVMP; encoded by the coding sequence ATGAACGACTATCTCATCCGCGAACGGCAGGACATTATCCTGAAGCGCCTCAAGGCCTCTGGCCGGGTGCTGGCGGCCGAGCTCGCGACCGAATTCGCGGTCTCCGAAGATACCATCCGCCGCGACCTGCGCGCGATGGCGGCGCGCGGGCTTTGCGAGCGCGTTTATGGCGGCGCGCTTTCGGTGACGCCGGGGAGCGGCGACCTGAAGGCGCGGACAGCGACCATCGGCGATGAAAAGCGCGCCCTTGCCCGCCTCGTTGCCGGCGAGATTGCCGCCGGCATAAGCGTCTTCCTCGATGCCGCCTCCACCAATATTGCCGTCGCCCAAGCCCTGCCCCAAGGGCTCGATGCGACCGTGATCACCAATTCCCCGGCGATTGCCGCAGCGCTCGACGGCCGTCACGATGTTTCGGTGATCGTGATCGGCGGTCTCATCCACCGCGATGTCGGCGGCGCAATCGGCGCGCGGGCGCTGGAGGAACTCTCGGAATTCCACCTCGACCTTTGCGTGCTCGGCGCCTGCGCCGTCGATATCGAGGCCGGGCTCACCTGCTTTCACTACGAAGATGCGCTGTTCAAGCGCAAGGCGGCCGCCCGGGCCAGGCGCGTGGTTGCCGCGATGACGGCCGAGAAGTTTTCGACCCGCGCCCCCTGCGCCATCGTCGACCTCGCCATGCTCGATGCGCTCGCCGTCAGCGACAGGCTCGACGCCGGTGCCCGTCAGGCGCTGGCCGCAAGCGGCGTGAGGTTCCTGGCTGCCCGCCAGGGCGAGGTTATGCCATGA
- a CDS encoding VOC family protein, giving the protein MTTARIAHIALWTRDIERLCAFYTGVFGLAAGPPYESARRPGFLSRFLAFADGTAIELMQAPWLEDGFGADARVGYAHIAIGLGSEAAVDALSARAQSQGFLHGSPRHTGDGFYEAVLTDPDGNLIEITV; this is encoded by the coding sequence ATGACCACCGCCCGCATCGCCCACATCGCGCTATGGACGCGGGATATCGAACGGCTTTGCGCCTTCTATACCGGTGTCTTCGGCCTTGCGGCAGGCCCGCCCTATGAAAGCGCACGCCGGCCGGGCTTCCTCTCCCGTTTTCTTGCCTTTGCCGACGGCACCGCCATCGAGCTGATGCAGGCTCCCTGGCTGGAAGACGGGTTCGGCGCGGACGCGCGTGTCGGCTATGCCCATATCGCGATCGGCCTCGGCAGCGAAGCGGCGGTCGACGCGCTGTCCGCAAGGGCACAAAGCCAGGGCTTCCTGCACGGTTCGCCGCGGCACACCGGCGACGGCTTTTATGAGGCGGTACTCACCGACCCCGACGGCAATCTGATTGAAATCACTGTTTGA
- a CDS encoding MFS transporter, translating into MTETALPDRSRRRYMSRPRLAVSLLFLMNGFFTGSWAPKIPEFAERLSLSEGQLGLMILTFGLGSIIAMPATGFFLARFGSTGTVKVAALMFLPALLLISIVPVVPLAVLVMFYFGAMMAMMDVSMNGNTVAVEKAEGRAIMSSCHAFWSLGGLIGASIGGFLIATLGTLGHAVVATVIAAVLLALSFPRLQPDAPAMDEKREKIRLPLTPLPWLIGIMALFSMIPEGAIMDWSALYLRDERMVSIAWSGFGFAAFQMTMTTMRFAGDHIRDRFGAVRTLRFCAAMSVAGLLLAGLSSETALIIIGFAIAGIGISNMIPIAFSAAGNLPGMAPGIGLSVTTTLGYSGILIAPSGIGFLAEHIGFAPIFAGLSLLHVIVFLLAPLARYADRQPDS; encoded by the coding sequence ATGACCGAAACCGCACTTCCTGATCGTTCACGCCGCCGCTACATGTCGCGCCCGCGTCTTGCGGTCTCGCTGCTGTTCCTGATGAATGGCTTCTTCACCGGCTCCTGGGCGCCGAAGATTCCGGAATTTGCCGAGCGGCTGTCGCTGTCGGAAGGCCAGCTCGGCCTGATGATCCTGACCTTCGGCCTCGGCTCGATCATCGCCATGCCGGCGACCGGCTTCTTTCTCGCCCGTTTCGGTTCGACCGGCACGGTCAAGGTTGCCGCACTGATGTTTCTGCCGGCGCTGCTGTTGATCTCGATCGTGCCGGTCGTGCCGCTCGCGGTGCTGGTGATGTTCTATTTCGGCGCGATGATGGCGATGATGGATGTCTCGATGAACGGCAACACGGTTGCCGTCGAGAAGGCGGAAGGCCGAGCCATCATGTCGTCCTGCCACGCCTTCTGGAGTCTTGGCGGGCTGATCGGCGCCTCGATCGGCGGATTCCTGATCGCAACGCTCGGCACGCTTGGCCATGCGGTCGTCGCCACCGTCATCGCCGCTGTCCTGCTCGCGCTCTCGTTTCCACGCCTGCAGCCGGATGCGCCGGCCATGGATGAAAAGCGCGAGAAGATCCGCCTGCCGCTGACGCCGCTGCCCTGGCTGATCGGCATCATGGCGTTGTTCTCGATGATTCCGGAAGGCGCCATCATGGACTGGAGCGCGCTCTATCTGCGCGACGAACGGATGGTTTCGATCGCCTGGTCCGGTTTCGGCTTTGCCGCCTTCCAGATGACGATGACGACGATGCGGTTTGCCGGCGACCATATCCGCGACCGTTTCGGGGCGGTCCGGACGCTGCGCTTCTGTGCCGCCATGTCGGTCGCCGGCCTGCTGCTTGCCGGCCTCTCGTCCGAGACCGCGCTGATCATCATCGGCTTCGCCATTGCCGGCATCGGCATTTCCAACATGATCCCGATTGCCTTTTCCGCCGCCGGCAACCTGCCCGGCATGGCGCCCGGCATCGGCCTGTCGGTGACGACGACGCTCGGCTATTCCGGTATCCTGATCGCACCGTCCGGCATCGGTTTCCTGGCCGAACATATCGGTTTCGCGCCGATTTTCGCAGGCCTGTCACTTCTGCATGTCATCGTCTTCCTGCTTGCGCCGCTCGCCCGCTATGCCGACCGTCAGCCTGACAGTTGA
- the ispG gene encoding flavodoxin-dependent (E)-4-hydroxy-3-methylbut-2-enyl-diphosphate synthase has translation MTLAAPRNFDPLPRRASVAVDVGGVIVGGGAPVVVQSMTNTDTADIDATVAQVAALSKAGSELVRITVDRDEAAAAVPKIRERLLRLGMDVPLVGDFHYIGHKLLADHPACAEALAKYRINPGNVGFKDKKDKQFAEIVEMAIRYDKPVRIGVNWGSLDQELLTRLMDENAEAGSPLSARDVTREAIVQSALLSAELAEEIGLPRNRIILSAKVSQVQDLIAVYSMLSERSDHALHLGLTEAGMGTKGIVASSASMGYVLQHGIGDTIRVSLTPEPGGDRTREVQVAQELLQVMGFRQFVPVVAACPGCGRTTSTVFQELASKIQSDIRKNMPVWREKYPGVEALNVAVMGCIVNGPGESKHADIGISLPGTGETPAAPVFIDGKKAKTLRGPNIAADFELMVADYIENRFGNGRQAAE, from the coding sequence ATGACGCTCGCCGCGCCCCGTAATTTCGATCCCCTGCCCCGCCGCGCCTCCGTTGCCGTGGATGTCGGCGGCGTGATTGTCGGCGGTGGCGCGCCGGTCGTCGTGCAGTCGATGACCAATACGGATACGGCCGATATCGATGCGACCGTCGCCCAGGTCGCCGCCCTTTCGAAGGCGGGCTCGGAACTGGTGCGCATCACTGTCGACCGCGATGAGGCGGCCGCCGCCGTGCCAAAAATCCGCGAGCGGCTTCTGCGGCTTGGCATGGATGTGCCGCTTGTCGGCGATTTTCACTATATCGGGCACAAGCTTCTGGCCGATCACCCGGCCTGCGCCGAGGCGCTTGCGAAGTACCGCATCAATCCCGGCAATGTCGGCTTCAAGGACAAGAAGGACAAGCAGTTCGCCGAAATCGTCGAAATGGCGATCCGCTACGACAAGCCCGTGCGCATCGGCGTCAACTGGGGCTCGCTCGACCAGGAACTCTTGACCCGGCTGATGGATGAGAATGCGGAGGCCGGTTCGCCGCTTTCCGCCCGCGATGTTACCCGCGAAGCCATCGTACAGTCAGCACTGCTTTCCGCCGAACTCGCCGAGGAGATCGGCCTTCCGAGGAACCGCATCATCCTGTCGGCCAAGGTTTCTCAGGTTCAGGACCTGATCGCCGTCTATTCGATGCTTTCAGAACGTTCCGATCATGCGCTGCATCTCGGCCTTACCGAGGCCGGCATGGGCACCAAGGGCATTGTCGCATCGTCAGCCTCGATGGGCTATGTGCTGCAGCACGGCATCGGCGACACGATCCGCGTGTCGCTGACGCCGGAGCCCGGCGGCGACCGCACACGCGAGGTGCAGGTGGCGCAGGAGCTGCTGCAGGTGATGGGTTTCCGCCAGTTCGTTCCGGTGGTCGCCGCATGTCCCGGCTGCGGCCGCACGACCTCGACCGTGTTCCAGGAACTGGCCTCGAAGATCCAGTCAGACATCCGCAAGAACATGCCGGTCTGGCGCGAGAAGTATCCGGGCGTGGAAGCGCTGAACGTCGCGGTGATGGGCTGCATCGTCAACGGCCCGGGCGAAAGCAAGCACGCCGATATCGGCATCTCGCTGCCCGGCACCGGCGAAACCCCCGCCGCCCCGGTCTTCATCGATGGAAAGAAGGCCAAGACGTTGCGCGGCCCCAACATCGCCGCCGATTTCGAGCTGATGGTTGCCGACTATATCGAAAACCGCTTCGGCAACGGCCGGCAGGCCGCGGAATAG
- a CDS encoding NADH:flavin oxidoreductase: MSQSANAALFRPFTFKKLELKNRIVMAPMTRSFSPEGVPGQNVAEYYRRRAEGDVGLILSEGTVIDRPTSKNHPAIPNFHGDKALAGWKNVIDTVHAAGGKMGPQIWHVANTINDPNYPDPNETESPSGFVKPGEKRGRAMSEEDIADTIAAYAKAAADAERLGFDVVEIHGAHGYLIDQFFWSALNLREDHWGGPAIAERARFGAEVVKAVREAVSDDMPVIIRLSQWKQQDYNARIATTPDEMAEWLEPLVDAGADILHCSQRRFWEPEFPEIDGQKGLNFAGWAKKITGVPTISVGSVGLKGVDFLGSFGGGETSASATELDDLTGRLEREEFDLIAVGRALISDPNWVRKVEAGEGDKLKSFSREALGSLV; the protein is encoded by the coding sequence ATGTCCCAATCCGCAAACGCGGCGCTGTTCCGCCCGTTCACGTTCAAGAAGCTCGAACTGAAGAACCGCATCGTGATGGCGCCGATGACGCGCAGTTTCTCACCGGAAGGCGTGCCGGGCCAAAATGTCGCGGAGTACTACCGCCGCCGCGCCGAGGGCGATGTCGGCCTCATCCTTTCCGAAGGTACGGTGATCGACCGTCCGACGTCTAAGAACCATCCGGCGATCCCGAATTTCCATGGCGACAAGGCGCTTGCCGGCTGGAAGAACGTCATCGACACCGTCCATGCCGCCGGCGGCAAGATGGGTCCGCAGATCTGGCACGTGGCCAACACCATCAACGATCCCAACTATCCGGACCCGAACGAGACGGAAAGCCCGTCGGGCTTCGTCAAGCCGGGCGAGAAGCGCGGCCGGGCGATGAGCGAGGAGGATATCGCCGATACGATCGCCGCTTACGCCAAGGCGGCCGCCGATGCCGAGCGGCTCGGCTTCGACGTCGTCGAGATCCACGGCGCCCATGGCTACCTGATCGACCAGTTCTTCTGGTCGGCGCTCAACCTGCGCGAAGATCACTGGGGCGGACCGGCGATCGCCGAGCGCGCTCGCTTCGGCGCCGAAGTGGTGAAGGCGGTCCGCGAAGCGGTCTCCGACGACATGCCGGTCATCATCCGCCTCAGCCAGTGGAAGCAGCAGGACTACAACGCCAGGATCGCCACGACGCCGGACGAAATGGCCGAATGGCTGGAGCCGCTGGTCGATGCCGGCGCCGATATCCTGCATTGCTCGCAGCGTCGCTTCTGGGAGCCGGAATTCCCGGAAATCGATGGCCAGAAGGGCCTCAACTTCGCCGGTTGGGCGAAGAAGATCACCGGCGTTCCGACGATCTCGGTCGGTTCGGTCGGCCTGAAGGGCGTCGATTTCCTCGGCTCCTTCGGCGGCGGCGAGACCTCGGCCTCGGCCACGGAACTCGACGATCTGACCGGGCGCCTGGAGCGCGAGGAATTCGACCTCATCGCCGTCGGCCGCGCGCTCATCAGCGATCCCAACTGGGTCAGAAAGGTTGAAGCCGGAGAGGGCGACAAGCTCAAGTCGTTCTCACGTGAAGCGCTCGGCTCGCTGGTCTAG